One genomic region from Plasmodium berghei ANKA genome assembly, chromosome: 4 encodes:
- a CDS encoding DER1-like protein, putative, translating into MVVSKFLFFLSLIASVGYYYYCDAKVCVNDISSQLLKNISFKNTIRNDSKIKGQNICYNFRKEKKSILKKKIKKKYSLNYSKGCIQKKKKYNLYFLNSSKFTDIKENVKAWFNLDYIENHYAYSYIKSFARIPPITKIYLINTFILSVLIHLNKNVYKYILYDFDKIFKNGEIWRLVTPYFYIGNLYLQYILMFNYLNIYMSAVEIAHYKNPEDFLIFLTYGYISNILFTIIASMYNENVMDLKKYIHKIINLIITIPSNNNKDDKKLVQKETYNHLGYVFSTYILYYWSRINEGSLINCFDLFFIKAEYIPFFFVIQNILLYNEFSFFEVASILSSYTFFTYEKYLKSNFLRDLFRGFLKSIRVYPMYNMYKEEYE; encoded by the coding sequence ATGGTTGTAtccaaatttttattttttttaagctTAATTGCTAGTGTGGggtactattattattgtgaCGCTAAAGTTTGTGTAAATGATATTTCAAGTCAGctgttaaaaaatatttcgtTTAAAAATACTATAAGAAATGATAGTAAGATCAAAGggcaaaatatatgttataattttagGAAGGAAAAGAAAAgcattttgaaaaaaaaaataaaaaaaaaatattcattgAATTATTCTAAAGGAtgtatacaaaaaaaaaaaaagtataatttatattttttaaattcatcaaaatttactgatataaaagaaaacgTTAAAGCGTGGTTTAATTTGGACTATATAGAAAATCATTATGCTTATTCCTATATAAAATCCTTTGCTCGAATACCCCctattacaaaaatatatttgataaacACCTTTATATTAAGtgttttaattcatttaaacaaaaatgtttataaatatattttatatgattttgataaaatttttaaaaacgGGGAAATATGGAGATTAGTAACAccctatttttatataggaaatttatatttacaatatattttaatgtttaattatttaaatatatatatgtcaGCAGTTGAAATAGCACATTATAAAAACCCAGAagattttttaatttttcttacATATGgttatatatcaaatattttgtttactATAATTGCCAGTATGTACAATGAAAATGTTATGGacttgaaaaaatatatacacaaaataataaatttaattattactattccttctaataataataaagacgataaaaaattagtaCAAAAAGAAACTTATAATCATTTAGGTTATGTTTTTtcaacatatatattatattattggaGTCGAATAAACGAAGGTTCTTTAATTAATTGTTTTGAtctatttttcattaaagCAGAATATatcccttttttttttgttatacaaaacattttattatataacgagttttcttttttcgAAGTTGCTTCCATATTATCAagttatactttttttacatatgaaaaatatttaaaatcaaattttttaaggGATTTATTCAGAGGGTTCCTTAAATCCATTCGAGTCTACCCTATGTACAATATGTACAAAGAGGAGTATGAATAA
- a CDS encoding serine/threonine protein phosphatase 6 codes for MTRGDEKKWIEQLRMNPPKLLDEDDLRFVCQKVKEILIEENNVQSISTPVIICGDIHGQFFDLLELFDVGGDIMTNDYIFLGDYVDRGYNSVETFEYLLLLKLLFPKNITLLRGNHESRQITTVYGFYDECFKKYGNANAWKYCTDIFDYLTLAALVDNQIFCVHGGLSPEIKLIDQLRLINRVQEIPHEGAFGDIMWSDPDEVEDWVANPRGAGWLFGPKVTKKFNYINNLELIARAHQLAMEGYRYMFDDSTIITVWSAPNYCYRCGNVAAIMRIDENMNRQMLIFKDTLDSRNSVKNKATIPYFL; via the coding sequence atgacTAGGGGagacgaaaaaaaatggattgAGCAGTTACGCATGAACCCACCAAAGTTGCTAGATGAAGATGATTTGAGATTTGTATGTCAAAAAGTTAAGGAAATTCTAATAGAAGAGAATAATGTTCAATCTATAAGTACACCAGTAATAATATGTGGAGATATACATGGAcaattttttgatttattaGAATTATTTGATGTTGGTGGAGATATTATGACTAAtgactatatttttttaggtGATTATGTAGATAGAGGTTATAATAGCGTAGAAAcatttgaatatttattattattaaaattattatttcctaaaaatataacattatTACGAGGTAATCATGAAAGTAGACAAATAACTACAGTTTATGGATTCTATGATgaatgttttaaaaaatatggcaATGCAAATGCTTGGAAATATTGCACAGatatttttgattatttaaCACTAGCAGCTCTTGTTGATaatcaaatattttgtgTCCATGGAGGTTTATCTCCagaaattaaattaatagatCAACTTCGATTAATAAATCGAGTTCAAGAAATACCTCATGAAGGTGCCTTTGGCGATATTATGTGGTCAGACCCAGATGAAGTAGAAGATTGGGTAGCCAATCCAAGAGGAGCTGGGTGGTTATTTGGGCCAAAAGTCAcgaaaaaatttaattatattaataatctTGAATTAATAGCTAGAGCTCATCAACTAGCCATGGAGGGGTATCGATATATGTTTGACGATTCTACAATTATTACTGTTTGGTCAGCTCCAAACTATTGTTATAGATGTGGAAACGTTGCAGCAATTATGAGaattgatgaaaatatgaataggCAAATGCTAATATTTAAGGATACTCTCGATTCAAGAAATTCAGTGAAAAATAAAGCGACCATTCcgtattttttatag
- a CDS encoding RING finger protein RNF1, putative, with translation MNYLEANLNENIEISTDDNETEINAEILRNKHINDNIINEANSTVDVSNKIYSFEQTNIKQEIQNEFSELSEGKNENSVDINSNSICNHRDILYSPENCEGKNSQNLEESEAELLPLKMEIESNNNICNPIYDENNGNTVDSINDPSNNDKNSNNAMDCSYDHENNNTKLNDDDIYTTCNICLDVMEKAILNDHLYAHMLESGREPNKEHFEHRRKNVINLDAFALKDKKNNNNFSIKKKNDIESASKCIFSHNQEYNNNSDELLNNDIDENNKLSIIYNYNSNIEELKKNINRSLGRNKGSTNQILDSSNNNTIANDKNTSSRDINEIEKKETIMFIAPGNDTIIDNYLSLIKESFSTIFYNPDEPSSIKSNIIDNNLYRGINKDNYKNIVNSIYSMMNCLKTSINKIKNIPDICINNINNDIGRYVNKAMDCIMKDINNITKKNISNINTNETIDAEVLNKKLNKIYKKLYNIYKKINYALQNCQNNLTNINNSSREINPSPIACNDDINGTNNRSNRSDIISNDNENNININNDRNREDIFSNENINRNFINSSNVHHFNHSANFYNHNSFNERRRVNDVNYLYSNLVHKYPYICENPLFSHFDNNSNNIWPIRRVTNTITHNMQSNSINTNTINNMNIPTINNVNNVNRVNNTSNIDRNTWGNLANNYEPLGIIDPHMNNNILIVERAHNRHNINGYTSNNTTNRPNNNNINDIENYVNGYNNDRNIRTTFNRNNINVSRTTLVNNIGTTNRNNNTTNYVFNGNNNVRAVNYVIGNSNNHNISNNTDRMHHNYLGRNIIVEQVLTINHEDNGNINTNLRVNNNILYNERVQHENINQNAYHSTVLKEKIDFLVVPFDTKKNKNNNLKLCSICYENYKHNEPLIFLPCTHNYHKECIIEWINKKLTCPICKINLKSF, from the coding sequence atgaattatttggaagcaaatttaaatgaaaacatTGAAATATCCACTGATGATAATGAAACTGAAATAAATGCAGAAATTTTGAGAAATAAACATATCAACGacaatataattaatgaAGCGAATTCAACTGTTGAtgtttcaaataaaatttattcatttgAACAAACGAATATTAAGCAAGAAATTCAAAATGAGTTTTCTGAATTAAGCGAAGgaaaaaacgaaaataGTGTAGACATAAATTCAAATTCCATTTGTAATCATAGggatatattatattctcCAGAAAACTGTGAGGGAAAAAATTCACAAAATTTAGAAGAAAGCGAAGCTGAATTACTTCCtttaaaaatggaaatagaaagtaataataacatttgCAATCCTAtttatgatgaaaataatggCAATACTGTTGACAGTATAAATGATCCAtctaataatgataaaaactCAAATAATGCTATGGATTGTAGCTATGACCAtgagaataataatactaaaCTGAATGATGATGACATATATACAACatgtaatatatgtttagaTGTAATGGAAAAAGCAATTTTGAATGACCatttatatgcacatatgTTAGAATCTGGTAGAGAGCCAAATAAAGAACATTTTGAGCatagaagaaaaaatgttataaacCTCGATGCATTTGCActaaaagataaaaaaaataacaataactttagtataaaaaaaaaaaatgacatTGAATCTGCATcaaaatgcatatttagTCATAACCAGgagtataataataattcagatgaattattaaataatgatattgatgagaataataaattatctattatttataattataattcaaatattGAAGAactaaagaaaaatataaatagatCATTGGGTCGTAATAAAGGAAGTACTAATCAAATTCTAGATTCATCAAACAATAATACAATTGCTAACGATAAAAATACAAGTTCAAGagatataaatgaaatagaaaaaaaagaaacaatTATGTTCATTGCACCCGGAAATGATACCATAATTGATAACTATTTATCTCTTATAAAAGAATCATTTtctactattttttataatccAGATGAGCCATCAAGTATTAAAAGTAATATTATTgacaataatttatatcgtggcataaataaagacaattataaaaatattgttaataGTATATATTCCATGATGAATTGTTTAAAGACAAGTATAAATaagattaaaaatatacctgatatttgtattaataatataaacaatgaTATAGGGAGATATGTGAATAAGGCAATGGATTGTATAATgaaagatataaataatataacaaagaaaaatatctctaatataaatactaaTGAAACTATTGATGCTGAAgtattaaacaaaaaattaaataaaatatacaaaaaactatataatatatataaaaaaattaattatgcATTACAAAATtgtcaaaataatttaactaatattaataattcttCAAGGGAGATTAACCCTTCCCCTATTGCTTGTAATGATGACATTAATGGTACCAATAACAGAAGTAATAGAAGCGATATTATTAGtaatgataatgaaaataacataaacataaataatgatagaAATAGAgaagatatattttcaaatgaaaatataaatagaaattttataaattctTCAAATGTACATCATTTTAATCATTCtgcaaatttttataatcatAATTCTTTTAACGAAAGAAGAAGGGTGAATGATGTGAATTATCTATACTCAAATTTAGTACACAAATATCCTTACATTTGTGAAAATCCATTATTTTCccattttgataataattcaaataatatttggCCTATAAGAAGAGTAACAAACACCATTACACATAATATGCAATCAAATAGCATAAATACAAACACTATCAATAATATGAACATTCCAACcataaataatgtaaataatgTGAACCGTGTAAATAATACTAGTAATATAGATAGAAACACTTGGGGAAATTTAGCTAATAATTACGAACCACTCGGTATTATAGATCCTCACAtgaacaataatatattaatagtaGAAAGAGCACATAATAGACACAATATTAATGGTTACACAAGTAATAATACTACTAATAGAcccaataataataacataaatgATATAGAGAATTATGTCAATGGTTATAACAATGATAGAAACATAAGAACTACCTTTAACAgaaacaatataaatgttaGCAGGACAACGCTTGTAAATAACATTGGAACTACCAACAGAAATAACAATACAACAAATTATGTATttaatggaaataataatgttagGGCAGTAAATTATGTAATCGGAAACTCAAATAACCATAACATATCAAACAACACAGATAGAATgcatcataattatttaggtagaaatattatagtTGAACAAGTATTAACAATAAATCATGAAGATAATgggaatataaatacaaatttaagagtaaacaataatattttatacaatGAAAGAGTGCAacatgaaaatataaatcaaaaCGCATATCATTCTACAGTGCTTAAAGAGAAAATCGATTTTTTAGTTGTTCCTTTtgatacaaaaaaaaataagaacaATAACTTAAAATTGTGTTCCATATgttatgaaaattataaacataatGAACCCTTAATATTCTTGCCATGCACACATAATTATCATAAAGAATGTATAATTGAATggattaataaaaaattgacTTGTCCTATTTGCAAAATTAATCTAAAAtccttttaa